The Phycisphaerae bacterium genome window below encodes:
- a CDS encoding site-specific integrase, whose protein sequence is MAFVFRPTIIRHKKGRKVRSKGKHFHACYVSPLDGEEKRHALALPSGAPVTNREVAEKVLRDLLERRQREAAGLTNAYVDAASTPVRKLLADYVRHLRRKRVKGRPLRRSYVKEALRVGKWLIDRGVAKVAELNAANLDTALGTLTALRKSAKTFNIYRSHIHGLCEYGVSIAKAIEANPVKQIAAHGRNPTRVRRALTFAEAEKLLQYAGPRALWYEFALYTGLRVAEIAALRWSDLDLDSLTPCVRLRAVTTKSGRADTVPLKRTLADKLRKQKPDPAQPKARVFLTTPTRATFKSDCTRAGIVLADDRGRVVDRHALRHTFISWLSVAGVTPRVAQKLARHTSIDLTMRVYTDETLLNATAAVEGLPDLGTDDHVDAERAALRPTGTDGDCGEVVVPPVVPDVVLTGGESTRHNATCSIGAESECGVNDSADASCRVATCGVADEGEMVADGLEPSTCGL, encoded by the coding sequence ATGGCATTCGTTTTTCGCCCCACCATTATCCGCCACAAGAAAGGCCGCAAGGTGCGCTCCAAGGGGAAGCACTTTCACGCGTGCTACGTCAGCCCGCTGGACGGCGAGGAGAAGCGACACGCCCTTGCGTTGCCGAGCGGAGCACCCGTTACGAATCGCGAGGTCGCCGAGAAGGTGCTCCGCGACCTGCTGGAACGTCGTCAACGCGAGGCGGCGGGCCTAACGAACGCGTACGTCGATGCCGCTAGCACACCGGTGCGCAAGCTGCTGGCGGACTACGTCCGGCACCTGCGCCGGAAACGTGTGAAGGGGCGGCCGCTGCGCCGGTCGTATGTCAAAGAGGCCCTGCGCGTTGGGAAGTGGTTAATCGACCGGGGCGTCGCCAAGGTCGCCGAACTGAACGCCGCCAACCTCGACACGGCGCTCGGCACGCTGACTGCGTTGCGCAAGAGCGCCAAGACCTTCAACATCTACCGCTCCCACATTCACGGGCTGTGCGAATACGGCGTGAGCATCGCGAAGGCAATCGAGGCGAACCCCGTCAAGCAGATCGCGGCGCATGGTCGCAATCCGACGCGCGTTCGTCGGGCGCTAACCTTTGCCGAAGCCGAGAAGCTCCTTCAGTACGCCGGACCGCGGGCACTCTGGTACGAATTCGCTCTCTACACGGGCTTGCGCGTGGCCGAGATTGCCGCGCTGCGGTGGTCGGACCTGGACCTCGACAGCCTGACGCCCTGCGTACGCTTGCGGGCGGTGACGACCAAGAGCGGGCGGGCGGACACGGTGCCGCTGAAGCGCACGCTCGCGGACAAGCTCCGCAAGCAGAAGCCCGACCCAGCGCAGCCGAAGGCACGCGTGTTCCTGACGACGCCGACCCGCGCCACGTTCAAGTCGGACTGCACGCGGGCGGGCATCGTGCTGGCTGACGACCGGGGGCGTGTGGTAGATCGGCACGCGCTGCGACACACGTTCATCTCGTGGTTGAGCGTAGCCGGCGTCACACCGCGGGTCGCACAGAAGCTCGCCCGACACACGTCCATCGATTTGACCATGCGGGTCTATACCGACGAGACGCTCTTGAACGCGACGGCCGCGGTCGAGGGTCTGCCCGATCTCGGCACCGACGACCACGTGGATGCCGAACGCGCCGCGCTGCGGCCCACCGGCACTGACGGCGACTGCGGCGAAGTGGTTGTACCCCCTGTTGTACCCGATGTTGTACTGACGGGCGGGGAAAGCACGCGACACAACGCGACTTGCTCGATCGGTGCCGAATCAGAGTGCGGCGTAAACGACTCTGCCGACGCGAGTTGTCGCGTCGCGACGTGTGGTGTCGCGGACGAGGGGGAAATGGTGGCGGACGGACTTGAACCGTCGACCTGCGGGTTATGA